A DNA window from Streptomyces asoensis contains the following coding sequences:
- a CDS encoding phytoene desaturase family protein: protein MLDAVVVGAGPNGLTAAVELARRGFSVALFEARGTVGGGARTEELTLPGFRHDPCSAAHPLGINSPAFRAMPLERYGLEWLHAELPMAHPFPDGSAAVLSRSVAETAASFGPRDAGAYRRLVEPFLPRWDTLVRDFMSLPLTALPRDPVTLARFGLAGLPPSTWLTRRFRDERAKTLFAGLVGHVMAPLSGLATGAVGLVFALAAHARGWPVARGGSQSLSDALAAYLVDLGGAVHTDYEVKRLDDLPPARAYVFDTSPTALGRIAGFGNYYEGYRYGPGVFKIDYALDGPVPWTAKEARAAGTVQIGADSAEIGAALRAVSRENRAPDRPFMITVQPGVVDPTRAPAGRQVFWAYGHVPNGWTGDLTEAMERQLERFAPGFRDRVLARVTAGPAELAAHNANYVGGDIATGAVSGLQTLLRPKLTAFPYATPHPAVFLCSSATPPGPGVHGMSGHNAAKAVWRSLRRQR, encoded by the coding sequence ATGCTCGATGCGGTCGTGGTGGGAGCGGGGCCCAACGGGCTGACCGCGGCGGTGGAGCTGGCCAGACGCGGCTTCTCCGTGGCGCTGTTCGAGGCGCGGGGCACCGTGGGCGGGGGAGCCCGCACCGAGGAACTGACCCTGCCCGGCTTCCGGCACGACCCGTGCTCCGCCGCGCACCCCCTCGGGATCAACTCACCCGCGTTCCGCGCGATGCCCCTGGAGCGCTACGGCCTGGAGTGGCTGCACGCCGAGCTGCCCATGGCGCACCCCTTCCCCGACGGCAGCGCCGCGGTGCTGTCGCGGTCGGTCGCCGAGACGGCCGCCTCCTTCGGGCCGCGCGACGCCGGCGCGTACCGCCGTCTGGTCGAGCCCTTCCTGCCCCGCTGGGACACCCTCGTCCGCGACTTCATGTCGCTGCCGCTGACCGCGCTGCCGCGCGACCCGGTCACGCTGGCCCGGTTCGGGCTCGCCGGACTGCCGCCGTCCACCTGGCTCACCCGCCGCTTCCGCGACGAGCGCGCGAAGACCCTGTTCGCGGGCCTCGTCGGGCATGTCATGGCCCCGCTGAGCGGCCTGGCCACCGGCGCCGTCGGGCTGGTCTTCGCCCTGGCCGCGCACGCCCGCGGCTGGCCGGTGGCGCGCGGCGGCTCCCAGTCCCTCTCGGACGCCCTCGCCGCCTACCTGGTGGACCTCGGCGGCGCCGTCCACACCGACTACGAGGTCAAGCGCCTCGACGACCTGCCCCCGGCCCGCGCCTACGTCTTCGACACCTCGCCCACCGCGCTCGGCCGCATCGCGGGCTTCGGCAACTACTACGAGGGCTACCGGTACGGCCCGGGTGTCTTCAAGATCGACTACGCGCTCGACGGCCCGGTGCCCTGGACCGCGAAGGAGGCCCGGGCGGCCGGCACCGTGCAGATCGGCGCGGACAGCGCGGAGATCGGCGCGGCCCTCAGAGCGGTCTCCCGGGAGAACCGGGCGCCCGACCGGCCCTTCATGATCACCGTGCAGCCCGGTGTGGTGGACCCCACCCGGGCCCCGGCCGGCCGGCAGGTCTTCTGGGCGTACGGCCATGTGCCCAACGGCTGGACCGGCGACCTCACCGAGGCCATGGAACGCCAACTGGAGCGTTTCGCCCCGGGGTTCCGCGACCGGGTCCTCGCCCGGGTGACCGCGGGCCCCGCCGAACTCGCCGCCCACAACGCCAACTACGTGGGCGGGGACATCGCCACGGGCGCGGTCTCCGGGCTCCAGACCCTGCTGCGGCCCAAGCTGACGGCGTTCCCGTACGCCACACCGCACCCGGCGGTCTTCCTGTGTTCCTCGGCCACCCCGCCCGGCCCCGGCGTGCACGGCATGTCCGGCCACAACGCGGCGAAGGCCGTGTGGCGCAGCCTGCGGCGGCAAAGGTGA
- a CDS encoding inositol monophosphatase family protein, with protein MIEDTETIDEFLARHSADVEEAVRKAAAAEIMPRFRQLAAHEVDQKSGPHDLVTDADRNAELYLTQVLPELLPGSVVVGEEAVHADPRTYEAIQGDAPVWIVDPVDGTRQFVRGEEGFCTLIALVRHGVLLASWTYAPARDQLATAVRGGGAFLDGERLFAGPPEPGRPLRVATSHPDYTTDDQKRALLALWTDGVAPRPCGSAGLEYLALARGELDATAFSWEAAWDHAAGLLLVEEAGGAHLTLTGEPFRVTGGNTLPFTAARDAATARRVAALLAGTASPVR; from the coding sequence ATGATCGAAGACACGGAAACCATCGACGAGTTTCTCGCGCGCCACTCGGCCGACGTGGAGGAAGCGGTCCGCAAGGCCGCCGCGGCCGAGATCATGCCCCGCTTCCGGCAGCTCGCCGCGCACGAGGTCGACCAGAAGAGCGGACCGCACGACCTGGTGACGGACGCCGACCGCAACGCCGAGCTGTATCTCACGCAGGTGCTGCCCGAGCTGCTGCCCGGCTCGGTCGTCGTCGGCGAGGAGGCGGTGCACGCCGACCCCCGCACGTACGAGGCGATACAGGGCGACGCGCCCGTCTGGATCGTCGACCCGGTCGACGGGACCCGGCAGTTCGTGCGCGGGGAGGAGGGCTTCTGCACCCTGATCGCCCTCGTCCGCCACGGCGTCCTGCTCGCCTCCTGGACGTACGCTCCGGCCCGCGACCAGCTGGCCACGGCCGTCCGCGGCGGCGGTGCCTTCCTGGACGGCGAGCGGCTGTTCGCCGGGCCGCCCGAGCCGGGCCGGCCCCTGAGGGTCGCCACCTCCCACCCCGACTACACGACGGACGACCAGAAGCGCGCCCTGCTGGCGCTGTGGACGGACGGCGTCGCGCCGCGCCCGTGCGGCTCGGCCGGGCTCGAGTACCTCGCCCTGGCGCGGGGCGAGCTGGACGCCACGGCGTTCTCCTGGGAGGCGGCCTGGGACCACGCGGCCGGGCTGCTGCTCGTCGAGGAGGCGGGCGGCGCCCACCTCACGCTCACCGGCGAGCCTTTCCGCGTCACGGGAGGCAACACCCTGCCGTTCACGGCGGCCCGGGACGCGGCCACGGCCCGCAGGGTGGCCGCACTGCTCGCCGGTACGGCGTCCCCGGTGCGGTGA
- a CDS encoding O-acetyl-ADP-ribose deacetylase, whose translation MTTITLVLGDITEQSVDAIVNAANSSLLGGGGVDGAIHRRGGPEILADCRRLRASHYGKGLPTGRAVATTAGALDARWVIHTVGPVYSATEDRSELLASCYRESLRVADDKGARTVAFPAVSAGIYGWPMDDAARIAVETVRAARTDVEEVRFVLFDERAHRAFARQAG comes from the coding sequence ATGACCACGATCACCCTCGTCCTGGGCGACATCACCGAACAGTCCGTGGACGCCATCGTCAACGCCGCCAACTCCTCGCTGCTCGGGGGCGGTGGCGTCGACGGTGCCATTCATCGCAGAGGCGGCCCGGAGATCCTCGCCGACTGCCGCCGGCTTCGCGCCTCGCACTACGGCAAGGGCCTGCCCACCGGCCGGGCCGTCGCCACGACCGCGGGCGCGCTGGACGCGCGCTGGGTGATCCACACCGTCGGCCCCGTGTACAGCGCCACGGAGGACCGGTCGGAGCTGCTTGCCTCGTGCTACCGGGAGTCGCTGCGGGTCGCGGACGACAAGGGCGCCCGCACGGTCGCCTTCCCGGCGGTCTCGGCCGGCATCTACGGCTGGCCGATGGACGACGCCGCCCGGATCGCCGTGGAGACGGTCCGGGCGGCGCGCACGGACGTCGAGGAGGTCAGGTTCGTCCTCTTCGACGAGCGGGCCCACCGGGCGTTCGCCCGGCAGGCCGGCTGA
- the hydA gene encoding dihydropyrimidinase, translating to MSSRTVIQGGLVVTASDEIHADVLIEDGRIAALAASGTPAAGAWTAERVIDATGKYVIPGGVDVHTHMELPFGGTFASDTFETGTRAAAWGGTTTIVDFAVQSVGHSLREGLDAWHAKAEGNCAIDYGFHMIVSDVNQDTLKEMDLLVEEGVTSFKQFMAYPGVFYSDDGQILRAMQRSADNGGLIMMHAENGIAIDVLVEQALARGETDPRYHGEVRKALLEAEATHRAIRLAQVAGAPLYVVHVSAMEAVAELARARDEGLNVFGETCPQYLFLSTDNLAEPDFEGSKYVCSTPLRPEAHQAKLWQGLRTNDLQVVSTDHCPFCFVGQKELGRGDFSKIPNGLPGVENRMDLLHQAVVDGHISRRRWIEIACATPARMFGMYPKKGTIAPGADADVVIYDPHAEQIVSAETHHMNVDYSAYEGKRLTGRVETVLSRGELVITEREYTGHAGHGVYTPRSTCQYLN from the coding sequence ATGAGCAGCCGAACCGTCATCCAGGGTGGTCTCGTCGTCACCGCGTCCGACGAGATCCACGCCGACGTCCTGATCGAGGACGGCCGCATCGCCGCCCTCGCCGCCTCCGGCACCCCGGCCGCCGGGGCCTGGACCGCCGAGAGGGTCATCGACGCGACCGGGAAGTACGTCATCCCGGGCGGGGTCGACGTCCACACCCACATGGAGCTGCCCTTCGGCGGCACCTTCGCCTCCGACACCTTCGAGACCGGCACCCGGGCGGCCGCCTGGGGCGGCACGACGACGATCGTCGACTTCGCCGTGCAGAGCGTCGGGCACTCCCTGCGCGAAGGCCTCGACGCCTGGCACGCCAAGGCCGAGGGCAACTGCGCGATCGACTACGGCTTCCACATGATCGTCTCCGACGTCAACCAGGACACGCTCAAGGAGATGGACCTGCTGGTGGAGGAAGGGGTCACCTCCTTCAAGCAGTTCATGGCGTACCCCGGCGTCTTCTACAGCGACGACGGCCAGATCCTGCGCGCCATGCAGCGCTCCGCCGACAACGGCGGGCTGATCATGATGCACGCCGAGAACGGCATCGCCATCGACGTCCTGGTCGAACAGGCGCTGGCCCGCGGCGAGACCGACCCCAGGTACCACGGCGAGGTCCGCAAGGCCCTGCTGGAGGCCGAGGCCACGCACCGCGCCATCAGGCTCGCGCAGGTCGCCGGCGCGCCGCTGTACGTGGTGCACGTGTCGGCGATGGAAGCGGTCGCGGAACTGGCCCGGGCCCGCGACGAGGGGCTGAACGTCTTCGGCGAGACATGTCCGCAGTACCTGTTCCTGTCGACGGACAACCTCGCCGAACCGGACTTCGAGGGCTCGAAGTACGTGTGCAGCACCCCGTTGCGGCCCGAGGCGCACCAGGCCAAGCTCTGGCAGGGCCTGCGCACCAACGACCTCCAGGTGGTCTCCACCGACCACTGCCCCTTCTGCTTCGTGGGCCAGAAGGAGCTCGGCCGGGGCGACTTCTCGAAGATCCCCAACGGTCTGCCGGGGGTCGAGAACCGGATGGACCTGCTGCACCAGGCCGTCGTCGACGGGCACATCAGCCGCCGCCGCTGGATCGAGATCGCCTGCGCCACCCCGGCCCGCATGTTCGGCATGTACCCCAAGAAGGGCACCATCGCCCCGGGCGCCGACGCCGACGTCGTCATCTACGACCCGCACGCCGAGCAGATCGTGTCGGCCGAGACCCACCACATGAACGTCGACTACTCGGCGTACGAGGGCAAGCGGCTCACCGGCCGTGTCGAGACGGTCCTGTCGCGGGGCGAACTCGTCATCACCGAGCGGGAGTACACCGGACACGCCGGTCACGGCGTCTACACCCCGCGCTCCACCTGTCAGTACCTCAACTAG
- a CDS encoding gamma-glutamyltransferase family protein: MFTTRPTLQGTFGMVSSTHWLASQSAMAVLESGGNAYDAAVAGAFVLHVVEPHLNGPAGEVPILLAPAGGEVTVLCGQGVAPAGATVAHYRGLGLDLVPGTGPLAAAVPGAFDAWMLLLRDHGTKSLEDVLGYAIGYAEHGHAPVENVGATVRAVRELFEREWTSSAEVYLPDGEPPRPGVLLRNPALAATWKRLLAETAGAGDREARIEAAREVWRSGFVAEALVRQAARPTLDTSGERHTGTLTAADLASWSASYEAPAAYDWNGWTVCKAGPWSQGPVLLQQLALLPPELPAHGSADYVHLLVEGCKLAMADREAWYGDAAPVPLAALLDDGYNAQRRRLIGDKASYELRPGGPGGRTPRLSAHAYVVATDDPAFDPMGAGEPTVAKGPASPVPGEPEVGPGGATRGDTCHLDVVDRWGNMVAATPSGGWLQSNPVVPELGFPLGTRLQMTWLEEGLPNSLTPGRRPRTTLTPSIALRDGVPVLAFGTPGGDQQDQWQLHFFLAVALRAGVRGGLDLQGAIDAPNWHNDGFPGSFYPRGMRPGSVTVESRMPAEVVEGLRRRGHDVTVGDPWSEGRLCAVARDPRTGVLSAAANPRGMQGYAVGR, encoded by the coding sequence ATGTTCACCACCCGCCCGACCCTCCAGGGGACCTTCGGCATGGTGTCCTCCACGCACTGGCTGGCCTCGCAGTCGGCGATGGCCGTGCTGGAGAGCGGCGGCAACGCCTACGACGCGGCCGTGGCCGGCGCCTTCGTCCTGCACGTCGTGGAACCGCATCTCAACGGGCCCGCGGGCGAGGTCCCCATCCTGCTCGCCCCGGCCGGCGGCGAGGTGACGGTGCTGTGCGGACAGGGAGTCGCCCCCGCGGGCGCCACGGTCGCCCACTACCGGGGACTCGGCCTGGACCTCGTCCCCGGCACCGGACCGCTGGCCGCGGCCGTGCCCGGCGCCTTCGACGCCTGGATGCTCCTCCTGCGCGACCACGGCACCAAGTCCCTGGAGGACGTGCTCGGTTACGCCATCGGGTACGCCGAACACGGGCACGCGCCCGTGGAGAACGTCGGAGCGACCGTCCGGGCGGTGCGGGAGCTGTTCGAGCGGGAGTGGACCTCGTCGGCGGAGGTGTACCTGCCGGACGGGGAGCCGCCGCGCCCCGGTGTCCTGCTGCGCAACCCCGCCCTCGCCGCCACCTGGAAGCGGCTGCTGGCCGAGACCGCCGGCGCGGGCGACCGGGAGGCGCGGATCGAGGCGGCGCGGGAGGTGTGGCGCAGCGGGTTCGTCGCCGAGGCGCTCGTCCGGCAGGCCGCCCGGCCCACCCTGGACACCAGCGGGGAGCGTCACACCGGCACCCTGACGGCCGCCGACCTCGCCTCCTGGTCCGCCTCCTACGAGGCCCCGGCGGCCTACGACTGGAACGGCTGGACCGTGTGCAAGGCGGGCCCCTGGAGCCAGGGCCCCGTCCTCCTCCAGCAACTCGCCCTGCTCCCGCCCGAACTGCCCGCCCACGGCTCCGCCGACTACGTCCATCTCCTGGTCGAGGGCTGCAAGCTCGCCATGGCCGACCGCGAGGCCTGGTACGGCGACGCGGCCCCCGTGCCGCTCGCCGCACTGCTCGACGACGGCTACAACGCGCAGCGGCGGCGGCTGATCGGCGACAAGGCGTCGTACGAACTGCGGCCCGGCGGTCCCGGCGGGCGTACCCCGCGGCTGAGCGCGCACGCGTACGTGGTCGCCACCGACGACCCCGCCTTCGACCCCATGGGCGCCGGCGAGCCGACGGTCGCCAAGGGTCCGGCGTCGCCCGTGCCCGGCGAACCCGAGGTCGGACCGGGGGGAGCCACCCGCGGCGACACCTGCCACCTCGACGTCGTCGACCGCTGGGGCAACATGGTCGCGGCCACCCCCAGCGGCGGCTGGCTCCAGTCCAACCCGGTCGTGCCGGAACTGGGCTTCCCGCTCGGCACCCGGCTCCAGATGACCTGGCTGGAGGAGGGCCTGCCGAACTCGCTCACGCCCGGCCGCCGTCCCCGCACCACCCTCACCCCCTCGATCGCGCTGCGCGACGGGGTGCCGGTGCTGGCGTTCGGCACGCCCGGCGGCGACCAGCAGGACCAGTGGCAGCTGCACTTCTTCCTGGCCGTCGCCCTGCGCGCGGGGGTGCGCGGCGGACTCGACCTCCAGGGCGCCATAGACGCCCCGAACTGGCACAACGACGGCTTCCCGGGCTCCTTCTACCCGCGCGGCATGCGGCCGGGCAGCGTCACCGTGGAGTCCCGGATGCCGGCGGAGGTGGTGGAGGGGCTGCGGCGGCGCGGACACGACGTCACCGTCGGCGACCCCTGGTCCGAGGGCCGGCTGTGCGCCGTCGCCCGTGACCCGCGCACCGGCGTCCTGTCGGCGGCCGCCAACCCGCGCGGGATGCAGGGGTACGCGGTGGGCCGCTGA
- a CDS encoding TIGR03842 family LLM class F420-dependent oxidoreductase, which produces MDFGLVLQTDPPASKVVELMKRAEDNGFTYGWTFDSAVLWQEPFVIYSQILAHTSRLTVGPMVTNPGTRTWEVTASTFATLNDMFGNRTVCGIGRGDSAMRVAGRHPNTLARISEAMKVIRALGSGQEADLGGTVVRFPWIKDDARLPVWMAAYGPKALKMTGEEADGFILQLADLYLTEYMVKAVKQAAADAGRDPAEVKICVAAPAYVTEDDSPEALAHAREQCRWFGGMVGNHVADLVSKYGEHSAAVPDELTDYIKSREGYDYSHHGRADNPDTAFVPDEIVDRFCLIGPAEKHIEKLTALRELGVDQFAVYDMHDAREATIDAYGTTVIPAVNG; this is translated from the coding sequence ATGGACTTCGGACTCGTCCTCCAGACCGACCCGCCGGCCTCGAAGGTCGTCGAGCTGATGAAGCGCGCCGAGGACAACGGTTTCACCTACGGCTGGACCTTCGACTCCGCCGTGCTCTGGCAGGAACCGTTCGTGATCTACAGCCAGATCCTGGCCCACACCAGCAGACTGACGGTGGGCCCGATGGTGACGAACCCGGGCACCCGTACCTGGGAGGTCACCGCCTCCACCTTCGCCACCCTCAACGACATGTTCGGCAACCGCACGGTGTGCGGCATCGGCCGCGGCGACTCCGCGATGCGCGTCGCGGGCCGCCACCCGAACACCCTCGCCCGGATCAGCGAGGCCATGAAGGTCATCAGGGCGCTCGGCTCGGGCCAGGAGGCCGACCTCGGCGGCACCGTCGTCCGGTTCCCCTGGATCAAGGACGACGCGCGACTGCCCGTCTGGATGGCCGCCTACGGGCCCAAGGCGCTGAAGATGACCGGCGAGGAGGCCGACGGCTTCATCCTCCAGCTCGCCGACCTCTACCTCACCGAGTACATGGTGAAGGCCGTCAAGCAAGCCGCGGCCGACGCCGGCCGCGACCCCGCCGAGGTGAAGATCTGCGTGGCCGCGCCGGCGTACGTAACCGAGGACGACTCGCCCGAGGCGCTCGCCCACGCGCGGGAGCAGTGCCGCTGGTTCGGCGGGATGGTCGGCAACCACGTGGCCGACCTCGTCTCCAAGTACGGCGAGCACTCCGCCGCCGTACCGGACGAACTCACCGACTACATCAAGTCCCGCGAGGGGTACGACTACTCGCACCACGGGCGGGCCGACAACCCCGACACCGCGTTCGTGCCCGACGAGATCGTCGACCGGTTCTGTCTGATCGGGCCGGCCGAGAAGCACATCGAGAAGCTGACCGCGCTGCGTGAGCTCGGCGTCGACCAGTTCGCCGTCTACGACATGCACGACGCGAGGGAGGCGACCATCGACGCCTACGGCACGACGGTGATCCCGGCCGTCAACGGCTGA
- a CDS encoding M1 family aminopeptidase, which yields MRPTPRKAFAASALSLAALAAVALPATPATAAPGRTAPVTAAEACTPAQVVTNGGFESGTSPWTQSSTSVITSRSGQSAHGGTTFAWLDGVGGTHTDTLSQSLTIPSGCATATLTFWLHIDTAETTSSTAYDKLTAKIGTTTLATYSNLDKNTGYVRKSIDVSAFAGQTVGLAFTGTEDSSLQSSFVLDDIALDTSGDTAPPADSVRTPAAPSYTVGLTSNTDGTVWTGHESATFTNASATALTEVYLRLWDNYHGTCAAMPITVSAVTGGTAGALSVGCTALQITLASPLTQGQSATIGFDLGITVPSGADRFGHDGAFSFIGNALPVLAVRDGAGWHLDPYTNNGESFYSLAADFKVTLDHPTTLLVPATGTSVDTAGSSGRTVTTATAAKVRDFAWAAGPFAKISGTSTAGTPINVYSVSGISSANAQSMLTTARTAVDAHAARFGAYPYGELDAVIDNSFWFGGMEYPGFVLDLVSTTALTHEIGHQWWYGIVGDDEYNSPWLDESFTDYATDLAQGKTGTGCWSSVSWASSAEKITNSMAYWDAHSSRYSTVVYGYGKCALHDLRRLLGDTVMAKLLKDYATSHWYGVSTTAEFKAAAQAATTTDLTSFWTTHRIEG from the coding sequence GTGAGACCCACTCCCCGCAAGGCCTTCGCCGCGAGCGCCCTCTCGCTCGCCGCGCTGGCCGCCGTCGCGCTCCCCGCCACGCCCGCGACAGCCGCACCCGGCCGGACCGCCCCGGTCACGGCCGCCGAAGCCTGCACCCCGGCCCAGGTGGTCACCAACGGCGGCTTCGAGAGCGGCACCTCGCCCTGGACCCAGTCCTCGACGAGCGTGATCACCAGCCGCAGCGGGCAGAGCGCCCACGGCGGCACCACCTTCGCCTGGCTGGACGGGGTGGGCGGCACCCACACCGACACGCTCTCCCAGAGCCTGACGATCCCCTCCGGGTGCGCCACCGCCACCCTCACCTTCTGGCTGCACATCGACACGGCCGAGACGACCTCGTCCACCGCGTACGACAAGCTCACCGCCAAGATCGGCACCACGACGCTGGCCACGTACTCCAACCTCGACAAGAACACGGGCTACGTCCGCAAGTCGATCGACGTGTCCGCCTTCGCGGGCCAGACCGTCGGCCTCGCCTTCACCGGCACCGAGGACTCCAGTCTCCAGTCGAGCTTCGTCCTCGACGACATCGCGCTCGACACCTCCGGCGACACCGCGCCGCCCGCCGACTCCGTCCGCACCCCGGCCGCCCCCTCGTACACCGTCGGCCTCACCTCCAACACGGACGGCACGGTCTGGACGGGCCACGAGAGCGCGACCTTCACCAACGCCTCGGCGACCGCGCTCACCGAGGTGTACCTGCGGCTGTGGGACAACTACCACGGCACCTGCGCCGCGATGCCGATCACGGTCTCCGCCGTCACCGGCGGGACCGCGGGCGCCCTCTCGGTGGGCTGCACGGCCCTCCAGATCACCCTCGCCTCCCCCCTGACCCAGGGGCAGAGCGCCACGATCGGCTTCGACCTGGGCATCACCGTGCCCAGCGGCGCCGACCGGTTCGGCCACGACGGGGCGTTCAGCTTCATCGGCAACGCGCTGCCCGTGCTGGCGGTTCGGGACGGGGCGGGCTGGCACCTGGACCCGTACACGAACAACGGTGAGTCCTTCTACTCCCTGGCCGCCGACTTCAAGGTGACGCTCGACCACCCGACGACGCTGCTGGTGCCGGCCACCGGCACCTCGGTCGACACCGCGGGTTCCAGCGGTCGCACGGTCACCACGGCGACCGCCGCCAAGGTGCGCGACTTCGCGTGGGCGGCCGGGCCGTTCGCCAAGATCTCCGGCACCTCGACCGCCGGGACCCCGATCAACGTCTACTCCGTCTCCGGCATCAGCTCGGCCAACGCCCAGTCGATGCTCACCACCGCCAGGACCGCCGTGGACGCGCACGCGGCCCGCTTCGGCGCCTATCCGTACGGCGAACTGGACGCGGTCATCGACAACAGCTTCTGGTTCGGCGGCATGGAGTACCCGGGCTTCGTCCTCGACCTGGTCAGCACCACGGCGCTGACCCATGAGATCGGCCACCAGTGGTGGTACGGGATCGTCGGCGACGACGAGTACAACAGCCCCTGGCTGGACGAGTCGTTCACGGACTACGCGACCGACCTGGCGCAGGGCAAGACCGGTACCGGCTGCTGGAGCAGCGTCTCGTGGGCCTCGTCCGCGGAGAAGATCACCAACTCGATGGCCTACTGGGACGCCCACTCCTCCCGGTACTCGACCGTCGTCTACGGCTACGGCAAGTGCGCGCTGCACGACCTGCGGCGGCTGCTCGGCGACACGGTGATGGCCAAGCTGCTGAAGGACTACGCCACGTCGCACTGGTACGGCGTCTCCACCACGGCCGAGTTCAAGGCGGCCGCCCAGGCGGCCACGACCACGGACCTGACGTCGTTCTGGACCACCCACCGCATCGAGGGCTGA
- a CDS encoding NCS1 family nucleobase:cation symporter-1 has translation MTDTAPTAIPPTAQVTLADGRVEIAPGSPQPSGPYANADLLPVPVEKRTWTTYNFSALWVGMAHNTASWTLASGLIAVGMDWKQAVLTIALANIIVLVPMLLTGHAGPKYGIPFPVFARASFGVRGANLPAVVRALVACGWFGIQTWIGGEAIYFLAGKLIGNGWSDAGKVGGYAWTMWLSFAIFWALQVAIIYRGMETIRRFENWAAPFVLVGALVMLVWMSNKAGGFGPLLDQPSKLGWGGDFWKLFWPSLMGMIGFWSTLSLNIPDFTRYGRSQKAQTWGQALGLPTTMTLFALLSVMVTSGSQAVYGETIWDPVQLAAKTDNVFGLLFALVTVLVATLSVNVAANLVSPAFDFSNIAPRRISFRTGALATCVLGVLIFPWKLYSDPQGYIFTWLGLVGGLLGTVAGILIADYWILRRGRLDLTDLYRTGGRYWYDGGWNWRAVVAFLTGGVLAVGGASFRPLIDGRPVPALETLADYGWAVGLGTAMVLYLALMMLFPPRQERDTV, from the coding sequence ATGACCGACACCGCTCCCACGGCCATACCGCCGACCGCCCAAGTCACCCTCGCCGACGGCCGGGTGGAGATCGCCCCTGGTTCGCCGCAGCCCAGCGGCCCCTACGCCAACGCGGACCTGCTCCCGGTTCCGGTGGAGAAACGCACCTGGACGACGTACAACTTCTCCGCGCTGTGGGTCGGCATGGCCCACAACACGGCGTCGTGGACGCTGGCCTCCGGTCTGATCGCCGTCGGCATGGACTGGAAGCAGGCGGTGCTCACCATCGCCCTGGCCAACATCATCGTGCTGGTGCCGATGCTGCTCACCGGGCACGCGGGCCCGAAGTACGGCATCCCCTTCCCGGTCTTCGCCCGCGCCTCCTTCGGCGTCCGCGGCGCCAACCTTCCCGCCGTGGTGCGGGCGTTGGTGGCCTGCGGCTGGTTCGGCATCCAGACCTGGATCGGCGGCGAGGCGATCTACTTCCTCGCCGGAAAGCTGATCGGCAACGGCTGGAGCGACGCCGGGAAGGTCGGCGGGTACGCCTGGACGATGTGGCTGTCGTTCGCGATCTTCTGGGCGCTCCAGGTCGCGATCATCTACCGGGGCATGGAGACGATCCGCCGCTTCGAGAACTGGGCGGCGCCCTTCGTGCTCGTCGGCGCCCTGGTGATGCTGGTCTGGATGAGCAACAAGGCGGGCGGCTTCGGTCCGTTGCTCGACCAGCCCTCCAAGCTCGGCTGGGGCGGCGACTTCTGGAAGCTGTTCTGGCCGTCCCTGATGGGCATGATCGGCTTCTGGTCGACGCTGTCCCTGAACATCCCCGACTTCACGCGCTACGGCAGGTCGCAGAAGGCGCAGACCTGGGGCCAGGCGCTCGGCCTCCCCACCACGATGACCCTGTTCGCACTGCTGTCGGTGATGGTCACCTCCGGTTCGCAGGCCGTGTACGGCGAGACGATCTGGGACCCGGTACAGCTCGCCGCCAAGACCGACAACGTCTTCGGGCTGCTGTTCGCGCTGGTGACCGTACTGGTGGCGACCCTGTCCGTGAACGTGGCCGCCAACCTGGTCTCCCCGGCCTTCGACTTCTCCAACATCGCGCCCCGCCGGATCAGTTTCCGCACCGGCGCCCTCGCCACCTGCGTCCTCGGGGTGCTGATCTTCCCCTGGAAGCTGTACTCCGACCCCCAGGGCTACATCTTCACCTGGCTCGGCCTGGTCGGCGGTCTGCTCGGCACGGTCGCCGGCATCCTCATCGCCGACTACTGGATCCTGCGCCGCGGCAGGCTCGACCTGACCGATCTGTACCGTACGGGGGGCCGCTACTGGTACGACGGCGGCTGGAACTGGCGGGCCGTGGTGGCCTTCCTGACCGGCGGGGTGCTCGCCGTCGGCGGCGCCAGCTTCCGGCCGCTGATCGACGGCCGTCCCGTCCCGGCACTGGAGACCCTCGCCGACTACGGCTGGGCGGTCGGGCTCGGCACCGCGATGGTGCTCTACCTGGCCCTGATGATGCTGTTCCCGCCGAGACAGGAGCGGGACACCGTCTGA